The following coding sequences lie in one Bacteroidota bacterium genomic window:
- a CDS encoding tetratricopeptide repeat protein, whose protein sequence is MKTILSNRNLLLGLFLFAHLWTDGQTVELITREKGKSVTSIKISLCDKEGNVPIQPSDFRNSDWVYFLAEPAQGYSRPQFSEKEVKEEFPKIALWQSEPGKYLTPNIKPIIKDKKIQAIILEFPKSETRAHLPFVFGKDGQTSEELELNETYYDFYPAFKATHDEVNRLMQAGEWLEAYYKATAFVRQEEVRKQLSSISFSLKLTDELPLQALTNGMAAHQERINRAQEKFNEKPSLQLLEALEKETEELRRFIRLTEGYKSMGFKASASYAGMIQSREAELQNIMESARNQYYSSLFGLLKGQSYLDQRFSAFTEYIFQALLNNLDEKSQPLSEELSPGKKEKFRTMGWLDDLEALIQALEKRKAESPEYAWLPLDVTQHICTLKDKQPQPYCEFLSLAGKLNFDGESEQVLVRAMNSCADPEMLILLELWRDKSKAGKAGEAQLPVALIRQGMQMLKSNNLQAAAERFDAALRQAPDNALAWYLRARAHHLAGEHYAAEAKLSKALELDATAISPQLLYIDILIENSQNEQLSQIFSRPVSNGPNYLFSLAKAKWLMQQNKHADAIKVITTESELLAPGQTSHYFLLGDAYAALKQYDKAREAYLTTQKINPFDSELFEQKMRNLPRK, encoded by the coding sequence TTATCACGCGCGAAAAGGGCAAGTCGGTCACAAGCATCAAGATCAGCTTATGCGATAAAGAGGGTAATGTTCCGATCCAGCCTTCTGACTTCAGGAACAGCGACTGGGTTTATTTTCTTGCAGAACCTGCGCAGGGGTACAGCCGCCCGCAATTCAGCGAAAAAGAGGTAAAAGAAGAGTTTCCCAAGATTGCCCTGTGGCAATCGGAACCTGGTAAATACCTGACGCCCAACATAAAACCTATAATAAAAGACAAAAAAATTCAGGCAATCATACTCGAATTCCCCAAAAGCGAAACGCGCGCCCATTTGCCGTTCGTATTCGGGAAGGATGGACAGACCTCGGAGGAACTGGAACTCAATGAAACGTATTATGATTTTTATCCTGCATTCAAGGCTACACACGACGAAGTAAACCGGCTGATGCAGGCTGGCGAATGGCTGGAGGCATACTACAAGGCCACAGCTTTTGTGAGACAGGAAGAAGTGCGCAAACAGCTGTCTTCCATCAGTTTTTCGCTTAAACTCACTGACGAGCTACCGCTGCAGGCACTCACCAACGGCATGGCCGCCCACCAGGAACGCATCAACCGGGCACAGGAGAAATTTAATGAAAAACCTTCATTGCAGTTGCTCGAAGCCCTCGAAAAAGAAACCGAAGAGCTCCGGCGGTTTATCAGACTTACCGAAGGGTACAAATCCATGGGTTTCAAGGCTTCAGCAAGCTATGCCGGGATGATACAAAGCCGGGAAGCTGAACTCCAAAACATTATGGAAAGCGCAAGAAACCAGTATTATTCTTCGCTCTTCGGCCTGCTCAAAGGCCAGAGCTACCTCGACCAGCGTTTCAGTGCCTTTACAGAATATATTTTTCAGGCTTTATTGAACAATCTGGACGAAAAAAGCCAACCCCTGAGCGAAGAGCTGAGCCCCGGAAAAAAGGAAAAGTTCCGCACGATGGGCTGGCTCGACGACCTGGAAGCACTGATTCAGGCCCTTGAAAAACGTAAGGCAGAATCACCTGAATACGCCTGGCTGCCCCTTGATGTGACGCAACACATCTGTACTTTAAAGGATAAGCAACCTCAACCTTATTGCGAATTCCTCTCCCTGGCTGGGAAGCTCAATTTTGACGGCGAATCGGAACAAGTGCTCGTCCGGGCTATGAATAGTTGTGCCGACCCGGAAATGCTAATCCTGCTGGAACTATGGCGGGACAAAAGCAAAGCCGGAAAGGCCGGTGAAGCGCAACTTCCTGTAGCCCTGATCCGACAAGGCATGCAAATGCTGAAATCGAACAACCTCCAGGCGGCTGCCGAACGTTTTGATGCTGCGCTAAGACAGGCGCCGGATAACGCTTTAGCCTGGTACCTTCGGGCACGGGCACATCACCTTGCCGGAGAACACTATGCAGCCGAAGCCAAGCTGAGCAAAGCACTCGAACTCGACGCCACAGCCATCTCACCTCAACTCTTGTACATCGATATTCTTATAGAAAACTCTCAAAACGAGCAACTTAGTCAAATCTTCAGCCGTCCTGTGAGCAATGGCCCGAATTACCTGTTCTCGCTCGCCAAAGCCAAATGGCTGATGCAGCAGAACAAACATGCCGATGCCATCAAAGTGATCACCACCGAAAGCGAACTCCTCGCTCCAGGGCAAACCAGTCACTACTTCCTGCTCGGAGATGCTTATGCCGCTTTGAAACAATATGACAAGGCCCGTGAAGCCTACCTGACCACCCAAAAAATCAATCCGTTTGATTCCGAACTCTTCGAACAAAAGATGCGAAACCTGCCCCGCAAATGA
- a CDS encoding TetR family transcriptional regulator: MAAKDVRGSIVQSAGMFFARFGFAKTTMDEVARHIHKAKGVIYYYFNSKEELFREVLRKELGQIQAELGSIVLAETDPLEMLRQYFFRRMELMQQAPNYHETLKADLFDKFEFVKEVREAFEQFERIQLRHILDQCKEAGYISINDIPTTVNIIMVVIHSTEIPLYVQGKYEEYKPTLLELADMIVNSLRKNKT, translated from the coding sequence ATGGCAGCAAAAGATGTGAGAGGCAGCATCGTCCAGTCGGCCGGAATGTTTTTCGCCCGTTTTGGTTTCGCCAAAACCACCATGGACGAAGTGGCCAGGCACATCCATAAGGCCAAAGGTGTGATTTACTATTACTTCAACAGCAAAGAGGAATTGTTCCGCGAAGTGCTCCGCAAAGAGCTCGGGCAGATTCAGGCTGAGCTGGGAAGTATTGTATTGGCAGAAACAGACCCGCTCGAGATGCTCCGGCAATACTTTTTCAGGCGGATGGAGCTGATGCAGCAAGCGCCCAACTACCACGAAACCCTGAAAGCCGACCTTTTCGACAAATTCGAGTTTGTGAAAGAAGTGCGCGAGGCATTCGAGCAGTTCGAACGCATCCAGCTCCGGCACATCCTCGACCAATGCAAAGAAGCAGGCTACATCAGCATCAACGACATCCCCACCACGGTCAACATCATCATGGTGGTCATTCACAGCACCGAAATTCCGCTTTATGTGCAGGGAAAATACGAGGAGTACAAACCTACCCTGCTCGAGCTTGCCGATATGATTGTCAACAGCCTGCGCAAAAACAAAACATAA
- a CDS encoding RND family transporter — translation MKKLFSFIEKFRKPVLGAFILVTLVAAWQLRSLKINSDILSALPEDDPVAALYREIGAEFGGNDMGMVVVGTANVFDPVFLEQLAQITDTIALMPGVSQVTSLINVIDIRDEGWGIEIAPLIDQWNIPQSAQELDSIRRYVLNNDMYRSALVSDDGTYTLVVYTLQDGADKEAIAHDIRLKLRQYSGLEMYFGGLPILMNDVNHLIINDIVRLVPLVFLLILGILYAGFRSLRQALLPLLSAGMAVVWSLGLMAFLGYQLSIISDVIPVVLLAVGSAYTIHIINSLNAADEAHPETIGERLRLIALPVSLSSFTTVFGFVSFVFGAYLTIIRDFGLFSAAGTLVALLSALVFVPALYFQFPGMRGNKYRGRRQEANNKNSLLEAFARRVVARPRRTIAIWLVIIVLAGTGYIRLRTSVNMTEYFRSDFPSRVAEEVLQKRFGGSMPIFLVFEGDVQSPELLLQMWEAEKFMKEDPNVQVSQSVASLIARMNEVMGEGRTIPADRAKIEQLWFLIEGQDIMKTLVNPDMNKAVIQSRFASITTGDIVAFTEKMTQYVASRSTDEIRIRFTGITPVYNNLNRSLVKSQVSSLLIATGLVALFVSLMMASVFKGMMATIPVVVTSLMMPGLMGLLGIPLDVATVLVGSLALGIGIDYAIHISTAYYQFRDKGLLPDDAIIEAIGNNGKAVAINVLSVGIGFLVLIFSELAPLQNFGVLVAVGMLTSGLSALSLLPALILYSEKTSLKIK, via the coding sequence ATGAAGAAGTTGTTCAGTTTTATCGAAAAGTTCCGAAAGCCTGTGCTCGGCGCTTTCATCCTGGTCACATTGGTAGCGGCATGGCAGCTCAGGAGCCTGAAAATCAACAGCGACATCCTGTCGGCACTGCCGGAGGATGATCCTGTGGCCGCCCTCTATCGGGAGATTGGGGCTGAATTCGGGGGCAACGACATGGGGATGGTTGTGGTGGGCACAGCCAATGTGTTCGACCCTGTTTTTCTGGAGCAACTGGCCCAGATCACCGACACCATTGCCCTGATGCCGGGGGTGAGTCAGGTGACCAGCCTCATCAACGTCATCGATATCCGCGATGAGGGTTGGGGCATCGAAATTGCTCCTTTGATTGATCAGTGGAACATCCCACAGTCTGCACAGGAGCTCGATTCCATCCGGCGATATGTACTCAACAACGACATGTATCGTTCGGCGCTGGTTTCGGACGACGGCACCTATACCCTTGTGGTTTATACCTTGCAGGATGGAGCCGACAAAGAAGCTATTGCGCACGACATCAGGCTCAAACTCCGCCAATACTCCGGCCTCGAAATGTATTTTGGCGGTCTGCCCATTCTGATGAACGACGTCAATCACCTTATAATCAACGATATCGTACGGCTCGTTCCCCTGGTCTTTTTGCTGATTCTGGGAATACTGTATGCCGGTTTCCGTTCTCTCCGGCAAGCGTTGCTGCCCCTGCTCAGTGCGGGCATGGCTGTGGTATGGAGCCTTGGCCTGATGGCATTTCTGGGTTACCAGCTCTCGATTATCAGCGATGTGATTCCTGTGGTGCTGCTTGCCGTTGGCAGCGCCTACACCATCCACATTATCAACAGCCTGAATGCTGCCGATGAAGCTCATCCGGAAACAATCGGCGAACGGCTCAGGCTGATTGCCCTGCCTGTCAGTTTATCATCATTTACCACAGTTTTTGGATTTGTTTCGTTTGTTTTTGGCGCCTACCTGACCATCATACGCGACTTTGGCCTTTTTTCTGCTGCCGGCACCCTTGTGGCCCTGCTCAGTGCGCTTGTATTTGTTCCGGCACTCTATTTCCAGTTTCCGGGAATGCGTGGCAATAAATATCGGGGCAGAAGGCAGGAAGCGAATAACAAGAACAGTCTGCTGGAAGCATTTGCCAGACGCGTGGTGGCCCGTCCGCGGCGCACGATAGCTATCTGGCTGGTTATTATTGTGTTGGCAGGCACCGGTTACATCCGCCTCCGCACCAGTGTAAACATGACAGAGTATTTCCGGAGCGACTTCCCATCGCGTGTAGCCGAGGAAGTATTGCAGAAAAGATTTGGCGGCTCCATGCCAATATTTCTGGTTTTCGAAGGCGATGTGCAGAGCCCGGAACTGCTTCTGCAAATGTGGGAAGCCGAAAAGTTCATGAAAGAGGACCCCAATGTGCAGGTGAGTCAGTCGGTGGCTTCCCTGATCGCCAGGATGAACGAGGTGATGGGCGAGGGCCGGACAATTCCGGCGGACAGGGCAAAGATCGAACAGCTCTGGTTTTTGATCGAAGGTCAGGACATAATGAAAACCCTTGTCAATCCCGACATGAACAAAGCTGTGATTCAGTCGCGGTTTGCGTCGATCACCACGGGCGATATTGTGGCTTTTACCGAAAAAATGACCCAATATGTTGCCAGTCGCAGCACGGATGAGATACGCATCCGTTTCACGGGCATCACACCGGTGTATAACAACCTGAATCGCAGCCTTGTAAAAAGCCAGGTGAGCAGCCTGCTGATTGCCACCGGTTTGGTAGCATTGTTTGTGAGTCTGATGATGGCTTCGGTGTTCAAAGGCATGATGGCCACCATACCCGTTGTGGTGACTTCACTGATGATGCCCGGCCTGATGGGGCTCCTGGGCATCCCGCTTGATGTGGCCACGGTGCTCGTGGGCAGCCTGGCGCTGGGTATCGGGATTGACTATGCCATCCACATAAGCACAGCTTACTATCAGTTTCGCGACAAAGGTCTGCTCCCGGATGATGCCATCATTGAGGCCATAGGAAACAACGGTAAAGCTGTGGCCATCAACGTACTCTCGGTGGGTATTGGCTTTTTGGTGCTGATTTTTTCGGAGCTGGCACCACTACAAAATTTCGGGGTACTGGTTGCTGTGGGCATGCTCACGTCAGGCCTCAGCGCATTGAGCCTGTTGCCCGCATTGATTCTGTACAGCGAAAAAACCTCACTTAAAATTAAATAG
- a CDS encoding outer membrane lipoprotein-sorting protein: protein MKTLNVTGFLTTVLLLLTQLAGAQDAQSILKKVDEVMFAAKDMTAKNTIVITDRTGKEEKREAMVWQKGQDMRLFRFTAPASQAGIAFLSLPNDVMYLYLPAFGRERRIASSAKNQQFAGTDFTYDDLEATSLLSKYDPTLISAGENYLLELKPKKASEYSKVIARVNKTHHYPEFMEFYDRAGNKVKQAEYTFKRIGNYWNASEIKMTDLKRNRTTRLILTEVKYDAGLTNDDFSIRKLME, encoded by the coding sequence ATGAAAACATTGAATGTTACCGGATTCCTGACAACAGTTCTGCTGTTGCTTACCCAACTGGCCGGAGCGCAGGATGCGCAAAGCATCCTGAAAAAAGTGGACGAGGTGATGTTTGCGGCAAAAGACATGACGGCCAAGAACACCATTGTCATCACCGATCGCACTGGCAAGGAAGAAAAACGCGAAGCTATGGTCTGGCAGAAAGGACAGGACATGCGCCTGTTCCGGTTTACCGCACCTGCTTCACAGGCGGGCATCGCATTCCTGTCGCTGCCCAACGATGTGATGTACCTCTATCTGCCGGCTTTCGGTCGTGAGCGACGGATAGCCTCAAGCGCTAAAAACCAGCAATTTGCCGGCACCGACTTCACTTACGACGACCTCGAAGCCACATCATTGCTCAGCAAGTATGATCCCACCCTCATTTCTGCCGGGGAAAACTACCTCCTCGAGCTTAAACCCAAAAAGGCTTCCGAATACTCCAAGGTGATTGCAAGGGTAAATAAAACCCATCACTATCCCGAATTTATGGAGTTTTACGACAGGGCAGGCAATAAGGTCAAACAGGCAGAATACACCTTTAAGCGCATTGGCAACTACTGGAATGCATCCGAAATAAAGATGACCGATCTGAAACGAAACCGGACAACCCGGCTGATACTCACAGAAGTAAAATATGACGCAGGATTGACGAATGATGATTTTTCGATCAGAAAATTAATGGAGTAG
- a CDS encoding transporter, producing the protein MQADLYHQGYFVLFLILSLGIVVGNLRYKGFSLDSSAVIFVALILGHYGYTVPGEFQTLGLLLFIFTIGIQAGPGFFDALLKYGRRLIVISFLVVGIAALISGLAMVLLGIDIPLAVGLFNGALTSTPGLAAAIEATGSADAAVGYGLAYPIGVVGVILFVSLAPRLFGVNLDQEAKKYLDELHDDHPELRSKVFKVTNPNVDGRSLSELDLRAMTQAVVSRVRSGTRSFTPSAETRLQVGDLVKAVGDEQALKRLEVLLGEISDENVDFDESYVVEWLLVTNRKVVSRSLKELGLGAYNCTITRIRRSGIDLRPMPHSKLRFGDKILVSGAASNMPQVRLLLGNDERKLSETNFLPISLGIVAGVLAGSISIPLGLFDFSLGLTGGVLLTALILSNIGKTGPILWSMSGSANQLLRKLGLLMFMATVGTSAGSNMVEVLNTSGLQLIAVGAVVTVVPMILGLLLGHYVLKINFLTLLGVIAGSMTSTPGLGAIDSKTESEAPSVGYATVYPASLVLMIIFSQLLARLF; encoded by the coding sequence ATGCAAGCCGATTTATATCATCAGGGCTATTTTGTGTTGTTTCTGATTCTGAGTCTGGGTATTGTCGTGGGAAACCTGAGATACAAAGGTTTCTCGCTCGATTCATCAGCCGTCATTTTTGTGGCATTGATTTTAGGACATTACGGATATACGGTGCCCGGGGAGTTTCAGACACTTGGTTTGTTGTTGTTCATTTTCACCATTGGTATTCAGGCAGGTCCGGGTTTTTTCGATGCCTTGCTCAAGTATGGCAGACGATTGATTGTTATAAGTTTTCTGGTGGTAGGTATTGCTGCCTTGATTTCTGGTCTGGCAATGGTTTTGCTGGGTATAGATATTCCGCTGGCTGTTGGCTTGTTCAATGGCGCACTGACCAGTACACCTGGTCTGGCGGCAGCCATCGAGGCCACAGGTTCGGCCGATGCTGCGGTTGGTTACGGATTGGCCTATCCCATTGGCGTGGTTGGCGTGATCTTGTTTGTCAGCCTCGCGCCCCGCTTGTTTGGTGTGAATCTCGATCAGGAAGCGAAGAAATATCTTGATGAATTGCACGATGATCACCCCGAACTCAGGAGTAAGGTTTTTAAAGTGACCAATCCTAATGTGGATGGACGAAGCCTTTCCGAACTTGACCTGCGTGCAATGACTCAGGCTGTTGTTTCGAGGGTGAGAAGTGGCACCAGAAGCTTTACACCATCAGCTGAAACAAGGCTTCAGGTGGGCGATTTGGTAAAAGCGGTAGGCGACGAGCAGGCTTTAAAACGCCTGGAAGTATTGCTTGGCGAAATAAGCGACGAAAATGTCGATTTTGATGAGTCTTATGTGGTTGAATGGTTGCTTGTTACAAACCGAAAAGTAGTGAGCCGGAGCCTAAAGGAGCTGGGGCTGGGAGCATACAATTGCACGATTACCCGCATACGCCGCAGTGGTATCGATCTCCGACCCATGCCACACAGTAAGTTGCGTTTTGGAGATAAAATTCTCGTTTCGGGTGCGGCCAGCAATATGCCACAGGTTCGGCTTCTCCTTGGCAATGATGAACGCAAACTGTCGGAGACCAACTTTTTACCTATTTCGCTTGGTATTGTAGCAGGTGTGCTGGCGGGCAGTATCAGCATCCCGCTCGGATTGTTCGATTTTAGTCTGGGCCTGACCGGAGGGGTTTTGCTCACTGCTTTGATTCTAAGCAACATAGGTAAAACAGGTCCTATTTTATGGAGTATGTCGGGCAGCGCCAATCAATTGCTGCGCAAACTTGGCCTGCTCATGTTTATGGCTACAGTGGGTACCAGCGCCGGAAGCAATATGGTAGAGGTGCTGAACACAAGTGGCCTGCAACTTATTGCTGTTGGTGCGGTAGTCACAGTTGTTCCAATGATTCTTGGATTACTCTTAGGTCACTATGTGCTCAAAATCAATTTCCTGACGCTGCTCGGTGTAATTGCTGGTTCCATGACCAGCACACCCGGATTGGGGGCCATCGATAGCAAAACCGAAAGTGAAGCTCCATCGGTCGGCTATGCCACAGTTTACCCTGCTTCGCTGGTGTTGATGATCATCTTTTCGCAGCTTTTGGCACGCCTGTTTTAA
- a CDS encoding T9SS type A sorting domain-containing protein encodes MNSKAKPLVLMLAFLSITAFAQWSTDHAQNLKLTNLPGEQVIPKVAKSPDGSYYVSYFSLENGNYNVRLQRLSTQGQLLWQDNGVLVSSHPSMTWLTDWDMTADANNHAVLVWQDIRTGNNQIVVYRISPQGEFVWGSDGILLSNNSGFNVSPKVAALADGSIVVAWQSSNVIYRQKLNPDGQKLWGENGIVLSGTGTFSWPQLFPSGDSEVFMKYFIDTGPSWAPTRKMYVHKFNAQGAQAWMSPVEIFNLGSITAWTQILPMISDGFGGFYITWHDYSFNQNAATPRINHVRSNGQMPWQANGLPLSLLHTSNQFDPMPFKISGLEGVYALWWEQNMDQNLWGVFAQKTNPAGEMLWTQSGKELIPVTTQYVRPLHVEAESDGFVLFFEHGYSTTTSALKAMRFNSMGDSVWTQSAFISSTVSGKGKTVFAPFANGQWVIAWEDDRSGNIDIYAQNMKADGSLGPIPPTAVGNIFTKTSPSIQIFPHPAGPNSRIIIQRAADTPALVSIRDLSGRKIYETKLDFQQMGNVILRDLLKGTPLKNGVYILQFVQNDFQQNERFIYAE; translated from the coding sequence ATGAACAGTAAAGCTAAGCCTCTCGTTTTGATGCTTGCGTTTTTATCGATCACAGCTTTTGCCCAATGGTCAACTGACCATGCACAAAATCTTAAATTAACCAATCTGCCCGGAGAGCAGGTCATCCCCAAAGTAGCCAAAAGCCCTGATGGAAGTTACTACGTGAGTTATTTCTCGCTCGAAAATGGAAATTATAATGTACGCCTTCAGCGCCTGAGCACACAGGGGCAGCTGTTGTGGCAAGACAATGGTGTGCTCGTAAGCTCGCATCCATCAATGACCTGGCTCACCGATTGGGACATGACGGCCGATGCCAATAACCATGCCGTACTGGTTTGGCAGGACATCCGCACGGGAAATAATCAGATCGTTGTATACCGCATCAGTCCGCAGGGAGAATTCGTCTGGGGTTCGGACGGCATCTTGCTTTCGAACAACAGCGGATTCAACGTTTCACCAAAAGTAGCGGCACTTGCGGATGGGAGCATTGTAGTGGCCTGGCAATCGAGCAACGTGATTTACAGGCAGAAACTTAATCCTGATGGCCAGAAATTATGGGGCGAAAACGGGATTGTTCTCAGTGGCACGGGTACTTTCAGCTGGCCGCAGCTATTTCCTTCGGGCGACAGCGAAGTATTCATGAAATATTTTATCGACACCGGTCCGTCGTGGGCGCCGACACGAAAAATGTATGTGCACAAATTCAATGCTCAGGGCGCACAGGCCTGGATGAGTCCTGTGGAGATTTTCAATCTGGGTTCGATCACAGCGTGGACGCAAATTCTGCCCATGATATCCGACGGCTTTGGCGGTTTTTACATTACCTGGCACGATTACTCATTTAACCAGAATGCGGCCACCCCCCGTATCAATCACGTCAGGTCGAACGGTCAGATGCCCTGGCAGGCCAACGGGCTCCCCCTCAGCCTGTTACATACAAGCAACCAGTTCGACCCCATGCCGTTTAAAATATCTGGCCTGGAAGGCGTTTATGCACTATGGTGGGAGCAAAACATGGATCAGAATCTTTGGGGGGTGTTTGCCCAAAAGACCAATCCGGCAGGTGAAATGCTATGGACGCAAAGCGGCAAAGAGCTCATCCCCGTTACAACGCAGTACGTCAGACCTTTGCATGTGGAGGCCGAATCCGACGGATTTGTGCTTTTCTTCGAACATGGATATTCAACCACCACAAGTGCGCTCAAAGCCATGCGTTTCAACAGTATGGGCGATTCAGTCTGGACACAGAGCGCATTTATCAGCAGTACAGTTTCGGGGAAAGGGAAAACGGTTTTCGCGCCTTTTGCAAACGGGCAATGGGTCATCGCCTGGGAAGACGACCGCAGTGGCAACATCGATATTTACGCACAAAACATGAAAGCCGACGGTTCGCTCGGCCCGATACCCCCAACCGCTGTGGGTAACATTTTCACGAAAACTTCCCCCAGCATCCAGATCTTCCCGCATCCGGCAGGCCCAAACAGCAGAATTATTATCCAGAGAGCCGCCGATACGCCTGCACTTGTATCAATCAGGGATCTCAGTGGCAGAAAAATCTATGAGACTAAGCTGGATTTTCAGCAAATGGGAAATGTGATTTTGAGGGATTTACTGAAAGGAACACCATTGAAAAATGGCGTTTATATCCTTCAATTCGTTCAGAACGATTTTCAGCAAAATGAAAGGTTCATCTACGCAGAGTGA
- a CDS encoding TIGR02757 family protein produces the protein MYRTTDKIKVKELLDSWLEKYNRPEFIENDPVWVPHQFTKKEDIEISGLFAAIFSWGQRKTILKKSFQLMELMDMQPYDFVRFAGKIELNRLESFVHRTFNATDCLTLVWGLRKVYQEEGGIEQVVTQGFNEEGAFGALELLRKALLSVAHEPRTARHLPSPARGSASKRMNMYFRWMVRKDSSGIDFGLWKGVSASTLICPLDVHSGRMARALGLIAEKQDNWSAACRLTESLKKFDTDDPVKYDIALFCGGMYENRSEILQISHA, from the coding sequence ATGTATCGTACCACAGACAAGATCAAAGTGAAAGAACTGCTGGATTCCTGGTTGGAAAAATACAACCGGCCGGAATTCATCGAAAACGACCCGGTTTGGGTTCCTCACCAGTTCACAAAGAAGGAGGACATAGAAATTTCAGGTCTGTTTGCTGCAATATTTTCCTGGGGCCAGAGGAAAACCATTTTAAAAAAGTCGTTTCAGCTCATGGAGTTGATGGATATGCAACCCTATGATTTTGTGCGATTTGCAGGAAAAATTGAACTGAACCGTCTGGAAAGCTTCGTTCACCGCACTTTTAATGCTACGGATTGTCTCACACTGGTGTGGGGTTTGCGGAAAGTTTACCAGGAGGAAGGAGGGATTGAGCAGGTGGTGACCCAAGGATTCAACGAAGAGGGGGCCTTCGGCGCTTTAGAATTGCTCCGAAAAGCATTGCTCTCCGTTGCTCATGAGCCACGAACGGCCAGGCACCTTCCCAGCCCTGCGCGCGGTTCGGCAAGTAAACGTATGAATATGTATTTCAGGTGGATGGTGCGAAAGGACTCTTCGGGCATCGATTTTGGTCTTTGGAAAGGAGTTTCTGCCTCCACCCTGATTTGCCCCCTGGACGTGCACAGTGGCAGAATGGCGCGTGCGCTTGGGCTGATAGCAGAGAAACAGGATAATTGGTCAGCTGCATGCAGGCTGACGGAAAGCCTGAAGAAATTCGACACCGATGACCCGGTAAAATACGATATTGCGTTATTTTGCGGTGGGATGTACGAAAACCGGAGTGAAATTCTTCAAATCAGCCACGCATGA
- a CDS encoding ion transporter: MNRKEDWKKRWYTIIFEHHTRAGRIFDEVLLVLILLSVLIVLTDSVESYHNDHFTLLLTLEWVFTILFTIEYVVRIIVSPVKRKYVFSFWGIIDLLSIVPTYLSLFFTGAQYLLIIRLLRLMRVFRILKLVKFTQASIYLLHALKHSREKILVFFGTVSIIVTIVGTLMYLIEGPEAGFTSIPTSIYWAVVTITTVGFGDITPVTPLGKFLASLLMLVGYAIIAVPTGIITSEMTRQKKDQIISRACTSCGKESFSRSANFCSNCGARLPHHEEK; encoded by the coding sequence ATGAACCGGAAAGAGGATTGGAAAAAACGATGGTACACCATCATCTTTGAGCATCATACGCGGGCAGGTCGAATATTCGACGAGGTACTGCTGGTGCTCATCCTGCTGAGTGTGCTCATCGTACTCACCGACAGCGTCGAAAGTTATCACAATGACCATTTTACTCTGCTTCTTACCCTGGAGTGGGTTTTCACAATTCTTTTCACAATCGAGTATGTGGTCCGGATTATCGTAAGCCCGGTCAAAAGGAAATACGTCTTCAGTTTCTGGGGAATCATTGATCTGCTGTCGATTGTACCAACCTACCTGAGTCTGTTTTTCACAGGTGCGCAATACCTTCTAATAATAAGGTTGCTCCGCCTGATGCGGGTATTTCGTATCCTCAAGCTGGTTAAGTTTACCCAGGCCTCGATTTATTTGCTGCATGCACTCAAACATTCGCGCGAAAAGATCCTTGTCTTCTTCGGGACGGTGAGTATCATCGTTACTATTGTCGGAACGTTGATGTATCTCATTGAAGGTCCAGAAGCGGGCTTCACCAGCATTCCCACATCTATTTACTGGGCGGTGGTAACCATTACTACGGTTGGTTTTGGCGACATCACTCCGGTAACACCTTTAGGTAAATTCCTTGCCTCGCTCCTGATGCTCGTTGGTTATGCCATCATTGCCGTGCCAACCGGAATCATCACTTCAGAAATGACACGTCAAAAAAAAGACCAAATCATCAGCCGGGCATGCACCTCCTGTGGGAAAGAGTCATTCTCCAGATCGGCAAATTTTTGCAGCAATTGTGGAGCCCGACTGCCTCATCATGAGGAGAAATAG